Proteins encoded within one genomic window of Dermatophilus congolensis:
- a CDS encoding FtsX-like permease family protein has translation MVTAMAGAGLLLMQGLRGGHVIAAAGTSAEELAQMRLDLQAIGLLLQIILVLTVSIAMVLVAGAVRTVINVRSRELRMLRLNGATARQVQTMVAVETAALTAIVGVIGGVAAVFLTHPLFAAYQAIGSIGRHMTWAGRLDLGALALFIVAEMAMVALIGFVLTGRLAKNVESTPRREVSRRRSLIGLLVRLALVGVSVAVLFGATNSTPQAGQLAVLLPVFVTTAIGALTPWAITWVAAVVARVGGQFAPGVFTLTAARAWSDRRRLSSVALLMVIAVGLLGGFLFSSAADGRLQLERAARQYQYASALDGLSPTGAVDAANAAQARNFQAIALTSTSQAFIGTTRTRVAGVSDPAGYVSMLGGSLTGKVPHDTGSTAPVPVLASTRGATVGRELDLTLLDGSRVRARVVMTATGLPDEAYYLPISEAARHGQFSSAQALTTATPHQLQQAVSGLTGVEAVKSKEELLAQAQSTRMQSSLSGNLSIFGIIYVMALVSLVQITTLTTWSRAREFTLLRRVGLSRGNIFAVTVAEAVVVGVAVTVLLFASFMVVALKFAHDLHVDLWASVLPVLVPVALVLLAVVGIYVALVAACSHILLRSRT, from the coding sequence GCAGGGCTGCTGCTTATGCAGGGGCTGCGCGGCGGGCATGTCATTGCTGCTGCAGGAACCTCAGCCGAAGAGCTAGCGCAAATGCGCCTTGATCTGCAGGCAATCGGGCTGTTGTTGCAGATCATCCTGGTTCTCACGGTGTCCATCGCGATGGTTTTAGTGGCCGGGGCGGTACGGACAGTTATTAATGTGCGATCCCGGGAACTGCGGATGTTGCGGCTTAACGGCGCCACTGCCCGCCAGGTGCAGACCATGGTTGCTGTGGAGACAGCTGCCCTGACTGCGATTGTGGGAGTCATTGGTGGGGTCGCCGCAGTGTTCCTGACACATCCGCTCTTTGCTGCCTATCAAGCCATTGGGTCCATCGGGCGCCATATGACATGGGCAGGGCGCCTTGACCTAGGCGCTTTAGCGTTATTCATCGTCGCTGAGATGGCCATGGTGGCGCTGATCGGGTTCGTTCTCACCGGCCGGTTAGCAAAGAATGTGGAGAGCACGCCACGGCGAGAGGTATCCCGCCGACGAAGCCTGATAGGCCTCCTCGTTCGCTTGGCGTTAGTGGGTGTTTCCGTCGCTGTGTTGTTCGGCGCCACAAACAGCACCCCGCAGGCAGGACAACTGGCGGTGCTGTTGCCGGTCTTTGTCACAACAGCGATTGGTGCACTGACTCCCTGGGCCATCACATGGGTCGCAGCGGTGGTTGCCCGTGTGGGAGGCCAATTCGCTCCCGGCGTGTTCACCCTGACTGCTGCCCGTGCTTGGAGCGACCGGCGGCGACTATCGTCGGTCGCGCTGCTGATGGTGATCGCTGTGGGCCTGCTTGGTGGGTTTTTATTCAGCTCGGCAGCCGACGGGCGGCTGCAGCTAGAGCGAGCAGCCCGTCAATACCAGTACGCAAGCGCCCTCGATGGCCTCTCCCCCACAGGGGCGGTGGACGCAGCCAACGCGGCGCAAGCCCGCAACTTCCAAGCAATTGCGCTCACCTCGACCTCGCAGGCATTCATAGGCACAACCCGAACCCGGGTGGCAGGGGTCAGTGACCCGGCGGGATACGTTTCGATGCTTGGGGGCTCACTGACCGGGAAGGTGCCCCACGACACCGGTTCAACAGCACCGGTGCCTGTGCTGGCCAGTACACGCGGGGCCACTGTGGGCAGAGAACTCGACCTCACTCTTCTTGACGGTTCTCGCGTGAGGGCCCGGGTTGTTATGACAGCAACCGGTTTACCTGACGAGGCCTACTACCTACCGATCTCTGAGGCGGCGCGCCACGGACAGTTCTCCTCTGCGCAGGCTCTCACTACCGCCACACCGCACCAGTTGCAGCAGGCCGTCAGTGGCCTCACTGGCGTAGAAGCTGTGAAGTCGAAGGAGGAGCTCCTCGCACAAGCCCAGAGCACCCGGATGCAAAGCAGCCTGAGCGGCAACCTGTCCATCTTCGGGATTATCTATGTGATGGCGTTGGTCTCTTTGGTGCAAATAACCACGTTAACTACCTGGTCACGGGCGCGGGAGTTCACTCTGCTGCGTCGGGTGGGGTTGAGCCGCGGCAACATATTTGCTGTCACTGTTGCCGAAGCTGTCGTCGTTGGTGTTGCTGTGACGGTCTTACTCTTTGCGTCCTTCATGGTTGTGGCCCTGAAGTTCGCCCACGATCTTCACGTAGACCTATGGGCAAGCGTGCTGCCCGTACTTGTCCCCGTGGCGTTAGTGCTACTAGCAGTGGTGGGCATCTATGTTGCGTTGGTCGCGGCTTGTAGTCACATACTGCTGCGATCAAGGACGTGA